In the Theobroma cacao cultivar B97-61/B2 chromosome 1, Criollo_cocoa_genome_V2, whole genome shotgun sequence genome, one interval contains:
- the LOC18611638 gene encoding 60S ribosomal protein L30: MVSGKKTKKTHESINNRLALVMKSGRYTLGYKTVLKSLRTSKGKLIIISNNCPPLRKSEIEYYAMLCKVGVHHYNGNNNDLGTACGKYFRVSCLSIIDPGDSDIIKSLPGDN; encoded by the exons ATGGTGTCCGGCAAGAAAACG AAGAAGACCCATGAGAGTATCAACAACAGACTGGCTCTCGTTATGAAGAGTGGAAGATACACTTTGGGTTACAAAACAGTGCTTAAGTCTCTCAGAACCTCAAAAG GGAAGCTCATTATCATTTCGAACAATTGTCCACCGCTGAGGAAATCTGAGATTGAGTACTATGCCATGCTTTGCAAAGTTGGGGTTCATCATTATAATGGAA ACAATAATGATCTGGGAACTGCTTGCGGGAAGTACTTCCGTGTTTCTTGTCTGAGCATCATCGATCCAG GTGATTCTGACATCATCAAGTCCTTACCTGGTGACAACTGA
- the LOC18611639 gene encoding regulation of nuclear pre-mRNA domain-containing protein 1B has product MNSVFSEQILAEKLSKLNSTQQCIETLSHWCIFHRSKAELVVATWDKQFRSSEMVQKVPLLYLANDILQNSKRKGNEFVNEFWKVLPAALKDLLEKGDDRGKNVVSRLVGIWEERRVFGSRARSLKDVMLGEEVPPPLELSKKRPRSASVRIVKRDSRSIKTKLSIGGTTEKIVSAFHLVLSEQPTEDEEMSKCKSAVHCVRKMEKDVDIACAIEKDPKRITLAKELEDEENLLKECIEKLKSAEASRAALVSQLKEALHEQESELENVRTQMQVAQAQAEEACNMRKRLNDEDYVSTSSATTILSIDANAKPGETPKRTAAAIAAEVADKLAASSSSQMIMHSVLSTFAAEEAKSAGLTKASSQSNSLTSVPVSSVTDAISKSEKSMPVADPNVFIPAQALVAPINHSYQSVVVPPPAMQSQTTSQAQYHMLPNVSSQQFLQPSGGTIYGSYGGMPPLPPGPPPPPPYMVSPMVPLTPQPLPITQQQSVPSAQQTPLTQQQLLPLTQQPPVPPSFRPLQPPGMVYYGHPPHS; this is encoded by the exons ATGAATAGTGTATTCAGTGAACAGATACTTGCAGAAAAGCTCTCCAAGCTCAATAGCACTCAGCAGTGTATCGAAA CATTGTCACATTGGTGTATATTTCACCGGAGCAAGGCAGAACTGGTTGTTGCAACATGGGATAAACAGTTTCGCAGCTCAGAGATGGTTCAGAAAGTCCCCCTCCTGTACCTCGCCAATGATATTCTACAGAACAGCAAACGTAAAGGAAATGAATTTGTTAATGAGTTCTGGAAAGTCCTTCCAGCAGCCCTGAAAGACCTTCTTGAGAAGGGTGATGATCGTGGGAAGAATGTGGTTTCTAGACTg GTAGGTATATGGGAAGAAAGAAGAGTCTTTGGGTCCCGAGCACGAAGTCTAAAGGATGTCATGCTTGGTGAAGAAGTGCCTCCACCATTGGAATTAAGCAAAAAACGTCCACGCTCTGCCTCTGTCAGAATTGTAAAGCGGGATTCACGATCCATTAAAACG AAGTTGTCAATTGGGGGCACAACTGAAAAAATAGTTTCAGCATTTCATTTGGTGCTCAGTGAACAGCCAACTGAGGACGAAGAGATGAGTAAGTGTAAGTCAGCAGTTCATTGTGTGAGGAAGATGGAAAAAGATGTGGATATTGCTTGTGCAATTG AAAAAGATCCAAAACGAATAACTTTGGCCAAAGAActagaagatgaagaaaatctTCTGAAAGAGTGCATTGAGAAACTCAAGTCAGCTGAAGCAAGTAGAGCAGCACTTGTATCGCAGTTAAAAGAAGCTCTTCATGAACAG GAATCTGAGTTGGAGAATGTTCGAACCCAGATGCAG GTAGCACAAGCACAGGCAGAGGAAGCCTGTAACATGCGGAAGCGGCTCAATGATGAAGATTATGTATCAACATCATCTGCTACAACAATCCTGTCAATTGATGCCAATGCAAAACCTGGAGAAACACCTAAGAGGACGGCTGCAGCTATCGCAGCTGAGGTTGCAGACAAGCTTGCAGCTTCTAGCTCCTCTCAAATGATCATGCACTCTGTTCTTTCTACATTTGCAGCTGAAGAAGCAAAAAGTGCTGGTCTAACAAAGGCGTCCTCTCAGTCGAACTCCCTCACATCAGTACCTGTCAGTTCTGTTACTGATGCAATTTCGAAATCAGAGAAATCGATGCCAGTTGCAGATCCTAATGTTTTTATTCCAGCACAAGCACTTGTTGCCCCAATAAACCATTCTTATCAATCAGTTGTGGTGCCTCCACCAGCCATGCAAAGCCAAACCACCTCTCAAGCTCAATATCACATGCTTCCTAACGTGTCCTCACAACAGTTTTTGCAGCCATCAGGGGGAACTATATACGGTAGTTATGGTGGTATGCCACCATTGCCACCTGGACCACCGCCACCACCTCCCTATATGGTTAGTCCTATGGTACCTCTGACTCCACAACCGTTGCCAATAACTCAGCAGCAGTCGGTACCATCGGCTCAGCAAACCCCTTTGACTCAGCAGCAACTGCTGCCCTTAACTCAGCAACCACCTGTGCCTCCTAGTTTCCGGCCTCTTCAACCGCCGGGAATGGTGTACTATGGTCATCCACCACATTCATAG
- the LOC18611640 gene encoding NADPH-dependent 1-acyldihydroxyacetone phosphate reductase, whose amino-acid sequence MESQDQNPVVLITGCSQGGIGHALARAFADNNCKVVATARSLSSMSDLQQDPRFYLQELDVLSEQSVQRVMSNVLDKFGRVDVLVNNAGIQCIGPLAEIPLVAMENTFNTNVFGSMRLVQAVVPHMASRKKGKIVNVGSVAAMAPGPWSGVYTASKAALHALTDTLRLELKHFDIDVINVVPGAVRSNIGDSAVAGFKRMPEWKLYKQFEAAIRERAYFSQRSRSTPTDVFAKDTVNAVLKKNPPAWFSTGHYSTVMAIMYHLPTSIKDFIIRKAMNG is encoded by the exons ATGGAATCCCAGGACCAAAACCCGGTTGTACTAATCACAGGATGTTCCCAGGGGGGAATCGGACACGCCCTGGCACGCGCCTTTGCTGACAACAACTGCAAGGTGGTGGCGACAGCCAGGTCTTTAAGCTCCATGTCGGACCTGCAACAAGATCCCAGGTTTTATCTTCAAGAACTCGATGTTCTATCAGAGCAAAGCGTGCAACGTGTCATGTCGAATGTACTGGATAAGTTTGGTCGGGTTGATGTGTTGGTTAATAATGCTGGGATCCAGTGCATTGGGCCTCTTGCAGAAATCCCATTAGTTGCCATGGAAAACACCTTTAATACCAACGTTTTTG GTTCCATGAGGCTGGTTCAAGCAGTTGTACCTCACATGGCATCCAGGAAAAAGGGGAAGATTGTCAATGTTGGAAGTGTTGCTGCTATGGCTCCTGGGCCATGGTCTGGTGTCTACACTGCATCTAAAGCAGCTCTTCATGCATTAACTGATACTCTGAG ATTGGAGCTCAAGCATTTCGATATTGATGTCATCAATGTTGTCCCTGGAGCTGTGAGATCAAACATAGGGGATTCTGCCGTAGCTGGCTTCAAACGAATGCCTGAATGGAAGCTATATAAACAATTCGAAGCAGCCATCCGAGAGAGAGCATACTTTTCACAAAGATCCAGGTCGACGCCAACAGATGTGTTCGCAAAGGATACCGTGAATGCAGTGCTGAAGAAAAATCCACCAGCTTGGTTTTCAACTGGTCATTACTCCACTGTCATGGCAATTATGTACCATTTGCCAACTTCCATTAAAGATTTCATTATTAGAAAAGCAATGAACGGTTGA